From one Trueperella pyogenes genomic stretch:
- the casA gene encoding type I-E CRISPR-associated protein Cse1/CasA encodes MFSLLDEPWIKAVDAEGNQVVIGVRNVFDGSNEISFIQGDSPAQNYAVMRLLLAIFWRAHQPETEVDPGEAFDHAEWFEDLREQLQDSGRDDAVLKYLKDYEDRFDLVDAECPFMQVAELRVSSGEVKHVSTIVPESQDHYFSMRAGVERDSLSLAEAARWLVYVQAYDYSGIKSGVVGDSRVKGGKGYPIGTGWSGMTGGTLVVGENLLDTLLLNTPKEAILSAEDRPVWERNPDGSDERLTVGESPFPQGAADLATWQSRRVRLHVEDDRVCGVVVSNGDRIPDAGANIFGDPMTPYRYSTNKSKKGKDVYYPRPYDVDRTMWKAFDALVVAETDGGFSGKDKAPKRPKILDNLALLAQEVEGVPPVLNLELVSIEYGPQASSVATTYASQMSLPVIVLMEGSEDLRIQVREAAAVTTKAAVALGQFVGNLGLAAGGDYQFGSAATDRALAELEPRFNTWLRRLADLTAEQASKPNESLGERMANWQKTVRDVIDIQAKIALRGAGPRAFVGRVLDQSEESKGRVVSAYDYYQRLQWALDKNLPRTRSDKGKANQDEMKENAS; translated from the coding sequence ATGTTTTCACTACTGGACGAGCCTTGGATTAAAGCCGTCGACGCCGAAGGGAACCAAGTCGTGATTGGTGTCCGAAACGTATTCGACGGTTCAAATGAGATTTCTTTTATCCAAGGCGACTCTCCCGCACAAAACTATGCGGTCATGCGCTTACTACTTGCGATTTTCTGGCGGGCGCATCAACCCGAGACGGAAGTGGATCCTGGTGAAGCATTCGACCACGCTGAATGGTTCGAGGATCTACGCGAGCAGCTTCAAGATTCCGGAAGGGATGACGCGGTTCTTAAGTATCTGAAAGACTATGAGGATCGCTTCGATCTTGTGGATGCCGAGTGTCCTTTCATGCAGGTCGCGGAGCTTCGTGTGAGTTCGGGTGAGGTCAAGCACGTCTCGACCATCGTCCCAGAGTCGCAAGATCACTACTTTTCCATGAGGGCAGGCGTTGAGCGCGACTCGTTGAGCTTGGCGGAAGCTGCCCGTTGGCTTGTGTATGTGCAGGCATACGACTATTCAGGAATCAAATCCGGGGTGGTCGGTGACTCGCGTGTCAAGGGAGGCAAGGGTTACCCGATCGGAACGGGTTGGTCTGGGATGACAGGCGGAACGCTCGTCGTCGGTGAGAATCTCCTAGACACACTCCTACTTAATACCCCCAAAGAAGCAATTCTCAGTGCCGAGGATCGGCCTGTGTGGGAGCGAAATCCCGATGGGTCGGATGAGCGATTGACTGTCGGGGAGAGTCCCTTCCCGCAAGGTGCGGCAGATCTGGCTACGTGGCAATCACGCCGAGTTCGGTTGCATGTTGAAGACGACCGTGTGTGCGGCGTCGTCGTGTCGAACGGAGATCGCATCCCGGATGCCGGGGCGAATATTTTCGGCGATCCAATGACACCGTACAGGTACTCGACGAACAAATCGAAAAAGGGCAAGGACGTCTATTACCCGCGCCCCTACGATGTCGACCGGACGATGTGGAAAGCTTTTGATGCCTTGGTCGTCGCTGAGACGGATGGCGGATTCAGCGGAAAAGACAAGGCACCGAAGCGTCCTAAGATTCTCGACAACCTCGCTTTACTTGCGCAGGAGGTGGAGGGTGTTCCGCCTGTGCTGAATCTCGAACTCGTTTCCATCGAGTATGGCCCCCAGGCGTCATCTGTCGCCACGACATACGCGTCCCAGATGAGCCTGCCGGTGATCGTGTTGATGGAAGGGTCGGAGGATTTGAGAATCCAAGTGCGCGAAGCCGCTGCCGTCACCACGAAGGCGGCGGTAGCGCTCGGGCAGTTCGTAGGTAACTTGGGATTGGCGGCCGGTGGCGACTACCAATTTGGAAGCGCAGCCACGGATCGGGCACTTGCTGAGCTCGAACCTCGATTCAATACCTGGTTGCGAAGACTAGCCGACCTTACAGCAGAGCAGGCGAGCAAGCCTAACGAAAGTCTCGGTGAAAGGATGGCCAATTGGCAGAAGACCGTGCGCGACGTGATCGATATTCAGGCGAAGATTGCTTTGCGTGGCGCGGGGCCTCGAGCCTTTGTCGGCCGAGTTCTTGATCAATCGGAGGAGTCGAAAGGCCGTGTCGTCTCCGCCTACGACTACTACCAGCGTCTTCAGTGGGCGCTGGACAAGAACCTCCCTCGAACGCGTAGCGATAAGGGAAAAGCTAATCAGGACGAAATGAAGGAGAATGCGTCATGA
- the casB gene encoding type I-E CRISPR-associated protein Cse2/CasB — MTQAQSDGANVAPPKNHLQQAVHVTCKRLQSGYLSDSSSPEHHKARADLAQLRRYANLDISNNPLALAQALFVMEGEFSEKLAGHGDEPSPSEHAAYIALTLFAIHMQSASQEVHLKDVSFAQACGKLYRRLEGSSDSIKPRIDAMLLAGSERARLVHIRSLITLMRAQEIGFDYGRFAVDLRTLANPKKRAGVQLRWGRDFVRGSYSASPTLDQKQSN, encoded by the coding sequence ATGACGCAAGCACAGAGCGATGGTGCCAACGTGGCGCCCCCAAAAAACCATTTACAGCAAGCGGTTCACGTGACGTGCAAGAGGCTTCAGAGCGGGTATCTTTCGGACTCAAGCTCCCCGGAGCATCACAAGGCTCGCGCTGACCTTGCGCAGCTGCGTCGTTACGCGAATCTTGATATATCGAATAATCCGTTGGCTCTCGCGCAGGCACTCTTTGTGATGGAGGGTGAATTTAGTGAAAAGCTTGCAGGTCATGGTGACGAGCCGTCGCCATCTGAGCACGCGGCGTATATAGCGCTGACGCTATTCGCAATTCATATGCAGTCGGCCTCGCAAGAAGTTCATTTGAAAGATGTGAGTTTTGCGCAAGCTTGCGGCAAACTTTACCGAAGGTTAGAGGGATCCTCAGATTCAATCAAGCCGCGCATCGACGCTATGTTGCTCGCTGGAAGCGAGCGTGCACGCCTTGTTCACATCCGTTCGCTCATCACCTTGATGCGAGCGCAGGAAATTGGCTTCGATTACGGTCGGTTTGCAGTCGATCTTCGCACGTTGGCGAACCCGAAGAAACGAGCGGGCGTCCAACTTCGCTGGGGAAGAGACTTTGTCCGTGGAAGCTATTCCGCGTCACCGACACTTGACCAAAAACAATCCAATTAA